One stretch of Aquimarina sp. Aq107 DNA includes these proteins:
- a CDS encoding DNA mismatch repair protein MutS yields MNNPQQFYNTQINTYSLSLKKVKKQLTLSSTIRLFVFLGIIAGIYFGYPNTQIIVGSIVIGIALFIVMVNRHTNLSYTKNKLQKLIDLNTLEIDVFGGDYSKLSKGKEFIDPSHKYSHDIDLFGDRSFFQYTNRTATAAGKNKLAHLLRSNNINNINDKQEAIKNLGNLATWRQEFSAIASLVDVSASVSTIRQWLQNYVPFVPKIMKVLPTIISSISVVLLVLLFLEIITFQMFLIWFFIGLGITGSQLKKINSLYNEANKVKDTFEQYYKLVDKIESSSFDSTLLQERQQNVINEKEKASLILKQFASILNALDQRNNMMFGVFANGLLLWDIMQCYRIEKWIATHHHKVDQWFEVIAFFDAYNSLGNFAFNNPGYTYPELIKEGTIINAKELGHPMLKTAKRVDNDIIINKEEFFIITGANMAGKSTFLRTVALQIVMSNIGLPVCAQSCVYRPIKLITSMRTSDSLSDDASYFFSELTQLKKIVDALQDDEYFIILDEILKGTNSKDKAAGSRKFVEKLVKAQATGIIATHDLSLCEIATELDKVKNRFFDAQIINDELYFDYKFKDGVCQNMNASFLLNKMGIV; encoded by the coding sequence ATGAATAATCCTCAACAATTCTATAACACACAAATAAACACTTATAGCCTATCTCTAAAAAAGGTAAAAAAACAACTAACTCTTTCTAGTACAATTAGACTTTTTGTCTTCTTAGGTATCATAGCCGGTATCTATTTTGGGTACCCAAATACGCAGATTATTGTTGGAAGTATCGTAATAGGAATTGCTCTTTTTATTGTAATGGTTAATCGCCATACCAATTTATCTTACACAAAAAATAAACTACAGAAGTTAATCGATCTTAACACATTAGAAATTGATGTTTTTGGTGGAGATTACAGTAAATTATCTAAAGGAAAAGAATTCATAGACCCTTCTCATAAATATAGCCATGATATTGATTTATTTGGAGATAGATCTTTCTTTCAATATACAAATAGAACAGCCACTGCAGCAGGAAAGAACAAATTAGCACATTTATTAAGAAGTAATAACATAAATAACATCAATGACAAACAAGAAGCTATAAAAAACTTGGGGAATCTAGCAACTTGGCGACAGGAATTTAGTGCTATTGCCTCACTTGTTGATGTTTCTGCTTCAGTATCTACAATTCGACAGTGGTTACAAAACTATGTCCCATTTGTTCCTAAAATAATGAAGGTTCTTCCTACTATTATTTCATCTATTTCTGTAGTGTTACTGGTATTATTATTCTTGGAAATTATTACTTTCCAAATGTTCTTAATTTGGTTTTTTATTGGTTTAGGAATAACAGGATCTCAACTAAAAAAAATCAATAGCTTATACAATGAAGCAAATAAAGTAAAAGATACTTTCGAACAATATTATAAACTAGTAGATAAAATTGAAAGTAGCAGTTTTGATTCAACCTTGCTTCAGGAAAGACAGCAGAACGTAATTAACGAAAAAGAAAAGGCATCACTCATACTAAAACAATTTGCAAGTATTCTTAATGCTTTAGACCAAAGAAACAATATGATGTTTGGTGTTTTTGCTAATGGTCTTCTTCTCTGGGATATTATGCAATGCTATCGTATAGAAAAATGGATTGCCACGCATCATCACAAAGTAGATCAATGGTTTGAGGTTATTGCCTTTTTTGACGCCTATAACTCATTAGGGAATTTTGCTTTTAACAATCCTGGTTATACATATCCAGAATTAATTAAAGAAGGTACCATCATTAACGCTAAAGAACTTGGACACCCAATGCTAAAAACAGCAAAACGGGTTGATAATGATATTATAATCAACAAAGAGGAATTTTTTATCATAACCGGAGCTAATATGGCAGGTAAGAGTACATTTCTTAGAACTGTAGCGTTACAAATTGTAATGTCTAATATTGGATTACCTGTTTGTGCTCAATCCTGTGTATATCGACCTATTAAGTTAATCACTAGTATGAGAACCTCGGATTCTCTAAGTGATGATGCTTCTTATTTCTTTTCTGAGTTAACACAACTTAAAAAAATTGTGGATGCACTACAAGACGATGAGTACTTTATTATTTTAGATGAAATTCTGAAAGGAACAAATAGTAAAGATAAAGCAGCTGGATCTCGAAAATTTGTAGAAAAACTAGTCAAGGCTCAAGCTACCGGAATAATAGCAACACACGATTTAAGTCTATGCGAAATCGCGACAGAATTAGATAAGGTGAAAAACAGATTCTTTGATGCGCAAATCATAAATGATGAGTTATATTTTGATTATAAATTCAAAGATGGTGTTTGTCAAAATATGAATGCTTCTTTTTTACTAAACAAAATGGGAATCGTGTAA
- a CDS encoding MmcQ/YjbR family DNA-binding protein, translating to MDIETFRDYCLSKKGVTEEFPFDETTLVFKVMGKMFALTGLERHPFSVNLKCDPDKAIELREYHSEIKPGYHMSKKHWNTVNFSGSLATNMLCELIDHSYALVVSGLTKKVKQELENL from the coding sequence ATGGATATAGAAACTTTTAGAGATTATTGTTTATCAAAAAAAGGAGTAACAGAAGAATTCCCTTTTGATGAAACTACCTTAGTTTTTAAGGTAATGGGCAAAATGTTTGCGCTAACTGGATTAGAAAGACATCCTTTTAGTGTAAATCTAAAATGTGATCCTGATAAAGCTATTGAACTAAGAGAATATCACTCAGAAATCAAACCAGGATACCATATGAGTAAAAAACATTGGAATACTGTTAACTTTTCTGGCAGTTTAGCTACTAATATGTTATGTGAATTAATAGATCACTCTTATGCGTTAGTAGTAAGTGGTTTAACAAAAAAAGTAAAGCAAGAATTAGAAAATCTTTAA
- a CDS encoding GNAT family N-acetyltransferase produces MNVIISTEKSKLDIDFIHQFLTTAYWAKGRTKQEVITSIEHCLTFGVYINDKQIGFARVLTDYTVFGYLMDVFIAENHRGKGYSKKLIEAIMEHPDLQKVNRWMLATSDAHGLYKQFGFDALSNPDMIMAKWI; encoded by the coding sequence ATGAATGTTATAATTTCTACCGAAAAATCAAAATTAGACATTGATTTTATTCATCAATTTTTAACGACCGCATACTGGGCAAAAGGAAGAACAAAACAAGAAGTAATAACCAGCATAGAACATTGTCTTACTTTTGGCGTTTATATTAATGACAAACAAATTGGTTTTGCGAGAGTATTAACGGACTACACGGTTTTTGGATATCTTATGGATGTTTTTATTGCAGAAAACCATCGCGGAAAAGGGTATTCGAAAAAATTAATTGAAGCAATTATGGAGCATCCGGATTTACAAAAAGTTAATCGATGGATGCTAGCCACTTCTGACGCGCATGGATTATATAAACAATTTGGATTTGATGCACTATCTAATCCAGACATGATTATGGCAAAATGGATATAG
- a CDS encoding DUF4230 domain-containing protein — MELLFIGLLIGSVLAYFIFARFNVIKKRAGIQTQSTILMEKIRSVCKLVTVEGDFAEIYHYESVKEKFFKTIRGKKKALILIDAKAHVGFDLSKIKMESDTKNKQIILTQFPKPKLLTIETDFKYYDKKEGWLNPMTSNDLTDINQEAKQFIIDKIPESGLIESAGKELLTVISLMETVAESIGWTLDYSALEVNNDADTKLLN; from the coding sequence ATGGAATTATTATTTATTGGATTGTTAATAGGTTCTGTTTTGGCATATTTTATTTTTGCCAGATTTAATGTCATAAAAAAAAGAGCAGGCATACAAACACAATCTACCATCTTAATGGAAAAAATCAGAAGTGTTTGTAAACTTGTTACTGTAGAAGGGGATTTTGCAGAAATCTATCACTATGAAAGTGTAAAAGAAAAATTCTTTAAAACCATTAGAGGAAAGAAAAAAGCTTTGATTCTAATTGATGCCAAAGCACATGTTGGTTTTGACCTTTCTAAAATAAAAATGGAAAGTGATACAAAAAACAAACAAATCATACTAACACAATTCCCGAAACCAAAACTTCTTACAATAGAAACTGATTTTAAGTATTATGACAAAAAGGAAGGTTGGTTAAATCCAATGACATCTAATGATCTAACAGATATAAACCAAGAAGCTAAACAGTTTATTATTGATAAAATCCCAGAAAGTGGATTAATAGAATCTGCAGGAAAAGAATTACTTACTGTTATATCGCTTATGGAAACAGTAGCAGAATCCATAGGATGGACATTAGACTACTCTGCTTTAGAAGTCAATAATGATGCTGACACAAAACTCTTAAACTAG
- a CDS encoding DUF4260 domain-containing protein — protein MKSTLQLEELAMLGLGIYLFSLLPFSWWLFLALFLIPDIGMLGYAINNRIGAFSYNLFHHKGLAILIYLVGMYYSNEFIQLCGIILFSHACFDRILGYGLKYEKGFKFTHLGEIGKKN, from the coding sequence ATGAAATCGACTTTACAATTAGAAGAGCTAGCTATGCTTGGACTAGGAATTTATTTATTTAGCCTATTACCCTTTTCTTGGTGGTTATTCTTGGCTTTATTTTTGATTCCGGATATAGGGATGCTAGGATATGCGATTAATAATAGAATAGGTGCCTTTTCATATAATCTATTTCATCACAAAGGCCTCGCTATTTTGATTTACCTCGTAGGAATGTATTATTCAAACGAATTTATACAACTCTGTGGAATTATTTTATTTTCGCATGCTTGTTTCGATAGAATTCTAGGGTATGGTCTTAAATATGAAAAAGGTTTTAAATTTACACACCTTGGTGAGATAGGTAAAAAGAATTAG
- a CDS encoding cyclase family protein, producing MITTIQYKECLYKIDLSKPLDISILLRGTLDNVNAWYIPAPKIEPVTDGNWIGKVSEGASTNFNNIHFNPHGHGTHTECVGHITTEFYSINDTLKQFFFTAELISVSPEKKGEDFVITKSLLQEFIHYNTEALIIRTLPNLDEKISKQHSHTNWPYLSEDAAIYIRELGIKHLLIDLPSVDKEKDDGKLLAHKAFWNYPKATIFDATITEMVFVNNDIKDGDYILNLQIASFENDASPSKPILYKILESS from the coding sequence ATGATTACTACTATACAATACAAAGAATGTCTTTACAAAATAGATCTCTCTAAGCCTTTAGATATTTCAATTCTATTAAGAGGAACCCTTGATAATGTAAACGCATGGTATATACCTGCTCCAAAAATTGAACCTGTTACAGATGGAAATTGGATTGGTAAAGTTTCTGAAGGTGCCTCTACGAATTTTAATAATATCCATTTTAACCCACACGGACACGGAACGCACACCGAATGTGTTGGCCATATAACAACAGAGTTCTATAGTATCAATGACACCTTAAAACAATTCTTTTTTACTGCGGAGCTTATTAGTGTAAGTCCAGAAAAAAAAGGTGAAGATTTTGTGATTACGAAAAGTCTGCTCCAAGAATTCATTCATTATAATACAGAAGCTCTAATTATCAGAACGCTTCCTAATCTAGATGAAAAAATTAGCAAACAACACTCTCATACTAATTGGCCCTATTTATCAGAAGATGCAGCGATATATATTCGAGAACTGGGGATAAAACACCTATTAATTGATCTACCGTCTGTGGATAAAGAAAAAGATGATGGCAAATTATTAGCTCATAAAGCTTTTTGGAACTATCCAAAAGCAACAATATTTGATGCTACCATTACCGAAATGGTATTTGTTAATAATGATATTAAAGATGGAGATTATATTTTAAACCTTCAGATTGCCTCTTTTGAAAATGATGCTTCTCCTAGTAAACCAATTTTGTATAAAATATTAGAATCCTCATGA
- the hemW gene encoding radical SAM family heme chaperone HemW yields the protein MSGIYIHIPFCKQACHYCDFHFSTSGKKRDQMVFALCNEIKLRRSEIDDHQVIETIYFGGGTPSILSVSALKFIVDTIYENYLVSDTVEITIEANPDDLTEAYIKSLASTEVNRLSIGIQSFFDEDLKLMNRAHNDNEARTCLSIASKYFDNISIDLIYGIPGMSSERWQENLKIALETNVPHISSYALTVEPNTALSSFIEKGVIAPVEDELAQKHFNILVDTMEKEGFEYYEFSNFGKPGYFSKNNTAYWQGKHYLGIGPSAHSYNGKERSWNIKNNIKYIKSLQENKIPREIEELTTTDKYNEYVMTGLRTIWGVSLQKVEDDFGLTYKEYLLKQAQKHLDEHLLFLDGDILIVTKKGKFLSDGIASDLFLLNLG from the coding sequence ATCAGCGGTATTTACATACATATTCCATTTTGCAAACAAGCATGTCACTATTGTGATTTCCATTTCTCTACCTCTGGTAAAAAGAGAGATCAAATGGTTTTTGCGTTATGTAATGAGATCAAACTAAGAAGATCAGAAATTGATGATCATCAAGTAATTGAAACTATATATTTTGGAGGTGGAACTCCAAGTATATTATCTGTTTCTGCTTTAAAATTCATTGTCGATACTATTTATGAAAATTATCTTGTATCCGATACTGTAGAAATTACTATAGAGGCCAATCCCGATGATCTTACAGAAGCGTATATAAAATCATTAGCTTCTACCGAAGTAAATCGTCTTAGTATTGGTATTCAATCATTTTTTGATGAAGATTTAAAACTTATGAACCGAGCTCATAATGACAATGAAGCTAGGACCTGTTTATCGATAGCGAGTAAATATTTCGATAATATCTCAATTGATCTGATTTATGGTATTCCAGGAATGTCTTCAGAGCGATGGCAAGAAAACTTAAAAATAGCCTTAGAAACTAATGTTCCTCATATCTCAAGCTACGCTCTAACTGTAGAACCCAATACTGCATTATCATCATTTATCGAAAAAGGAGTCATTGCTCCAGTAGAAGACGAACTAGCACAAAAGCATTTCAATATTTTAGTAGATACCATGGAAAAAGAAGGTTTTGAATATTATGAGTTTTCTAATTTTGGAAAACCTGGATATTTTAGTAAAAACAATACTGCATATTGGCAAGGCAAACATTATCTAGGAATTGGTCCTTCTGCACATTCGTATAATGGCAAAGAACGTAGCTGGAATATCAAAAACAATATAAAATATATCAAATCACTGCAGGAAAACAAAATTCCAAGAGAAATTGAAGAATTAACCACTACTGACAAATACAATGAATACGTAATGACGGGACTAAGAACTATTTGGGGAGTTTCTCTTCAAAAAGTTGAAGACGATTTTGGACTTACATATAAAGAATATCTACTAAAACAGGCTCAAAAACATCTAGATGAACATCTCTTGTTTCTTGATGGAGATATATTAATTGTTACTAAAAAAGGAAAGTTTTTAAGTGATGGGATTGCAAGTGATCTTTTCTTGTTAAATTTAGGGTAA
- the ruvC gene encoding crossover junction endodeoxyribonuclease RuvC — MESEKIILGIDPGTTIMGFGLIKVVKKKMSFLQLNELQLSKYDDHYVKLKLIFERTIELIETYHPDEIAIEAPFFGKNVQSMLKLGRAQGVAMAAGLSREVPITEYSPKKIKMAITGNGNASKEQVAKMLQSLLKIKTLPKNLDSTDGLAAAVCHFYNMGRADIVGKSYTGWAAFVKQNEKRVKK, encoded by the coding sequence TTGGAAAGTGAAAAAATAATATTAGGTATTGATCCTGGAACTACCATCATGGGATTTGGTTTGATCAAAGTTGTTAAGAAAAAAATGTCTTTCTTACAACTTAATGAGTTACAACTTAGCAAATACGACGATCACTACGTAAAGTTAAAACTTATCTTTGAGCGTACAATAGAACTCATAGAAACATATCACCCAGATGAAATAGCTATTGAAGCCCCATTCTTTGGTAAAAACGTACAATCTATGCTTAAATTAGGTCGTGCACAAGGAGTTGCTATGGCAGCTGGATTAAGCAGAGAAGTGCCTATCACAGAATACTCTCCAAAAAAAATAAAAATGGCAATTACCGGGAATGGTAATGCCAGTAAAGAACAAGTCGCTAAAATGCTTCAAAGTCTTTTAAAAATCAAAACGCTTCCTAAAAATCTAGATTCTACAGATGGATTAGCAGCCGCTGTTTGTCATTTTTATAATATGGGTAGAGCAGATATTGTAGGTAAAAGCTATACTGGTTGGGCAGCGTTTGTAAAACAAAACGAGAAACGAGTTAAGAAATGA
- a CDS encoding tetratricopeptide repeat protein, with amino-acid sequence MIITILKNLKYLFCILVALTFIKVEAQDAQLKIADSLYAIGNFSEAIHNYKKIPAKDDYILLKIAKAHKAKGTYKDALNYYEKVILMNTELLSAKLEYAKLLISTNQFKKADSVYSDLVAKHNDNPNFQYRLGLAKKKLKDTTAITYFEEAFRLDSTHQKSCFEVAKHYLKKRKYIKVEDIANKGLASYQENPELINVIAQNYLLRKYYSEAIPYFEKLIELNHNNEFVHASLALCYHKDYEYKKAIEQYLQALTFNNQVPLRYTRLAQAYTSIKKYDEALISYKMALELKDLPIDKDLYNIAMTYRHKEEWENAIKHMKLSIKENPNYHNAQYQLATFADAYYKDPKVKLKYYTDCLKKLEASKEDNTFINFLKQTTNKRIRQLEQEIEKTKNNIEKK; translated from the coding sequence ATGATAATAACGATTCTTAAAAACCTAAAATATCTTTTTTGCATCCTAGTCGCCTTAACTTTTATAAAAGTTGAGGCTCAAGACGCTCAGCTAAAAATTGCAGACAGTCTTTACGCAATAGGAAACTTTTCTGAGGCTATACATAATTATAAAAAAATTCCTGCTAAGGATGACTATATACTTCTAAAAATAGCTAAAGCTCATAAAGCAAAAGGTACTTATAAGGATGCCTTAAATTATTATGAAAAAGTAATTCTAATGAACACAGAATTACTTTCGGCAAAATTAGAATATGCTAAATTACTGATCTCTACTAATCAATTTAAAAAAGCAGATAGTGTATACTCAGACTTGGTTGCTAAACATAATGATAATCCAAATTTCCAATATCGTTTAGGACTCGCCAAGAAAAAATTGAAAGATACTACTGCAATAACATATTTTGAAGAAGCCTTTAGACTAGATAGTACGCATCAGAAAAGTTGTTTTGAAGTTGCAAAACATTATCTTAAAAAACGAAAATACATCAAAGTAGAAGATATTGCCAATAAAGGACTAGCATCTTATCAAGAAAACCCAGAGTTAATTAATGTAATTGCACAAAACTATCTTTTAAGAAAATACTACTCAGAAGCTATACCATATTTCGAAAAACTTATTGAGTTAAATCATAATAACGAATTTGTTCACGCTTCTCTAGCCTTATGTTATCATAAAGATTATGAATATAAAAAAGCTATTGAACAATATCTACAGGCCTTAACATTTAATAATCAAGTCCCTTTAAGGTATACCCGATTAGCTCAAGCCTACACTTCTATCAAAAAATATGATGAAGCTCTAATTAGTTATAAAATGGCATTAGAACTTAAGGATCTTCCTATTGATAAAGACCTATATAACATTGCTATGACATATAGGCATAAAGAAGAATGGGAAAATGCCATTAAGCATATGAAATTATCTATTAAAGAAAACCCAAATTATCACAATGCGCAATACCAGCTGGCAACTTTTGCCGATGCCTATTATAAGGACCCTAAAGTAAAGCTAAAGTATTACACTGATTGTCTAAAAAAACTAGAAGCAAGTAAAGAGGACAATACATTCATCAACTTTCTTAAACAAACTACCAATAAAAGGATTAGACAACTCGAACAAGAAATCGAGAAAACTAAAAATAATATTGAAAAAAAATAA
- a CDS encoding BlaI/MecI/CopY family transcriptional regulator, which translates to MKQLTKAEEEVMQLLWQLNEGNVAAIIEQMPTPKPAYNTISTIIRILENKEFVSHRKEGKGYVYFPLVKKEEYSNQSLNKLMNNYFNGSFRNMVSFFVKKNDMNMNDLETILKEINKDDNNDS; encoded by the coding sequence ATGAAACAACTCACCAAAGCAGAAGAAGAAGTAATGCAGCTTTTATGGCAACTCAATGAAGGAAATGTGGCTGCTATTATCGAACAAATGCCAACACCTAAACCGGCATATAACACTATCTCTACTATCATTAGAATTCTGGAAAATAAAGAGTTCGTATCTCACCGTAAAGAAGGAAAAGGATATGTTTATTTTCCTTTGGTAAAAAAAGAGGAATACAGCAATCAATCATTGAATAAATTAATGAACAATTATTTTAATGGTTCTTTTAGAAATATGGTATCCTTTTTTGTGAAGAAAAATGACATGAATATGAACGACCTCGAAACCATACTTAAGGAAATCAATAAAGATGATAATAACGATTCTTAA
- a CDS encoding peptidylprolyl isomerase: protein MLQYCIQTILFQLIFLLAYDLFHKKDTFFTVNRVYLLVTSVLSLTLPFIKVKSIQETIPDNYVVNLPTVFIGERISDNTVEIANTVSSASLQINWWLVLYTIGISVAVFLFIKKILIIRSLKQKSSKGMINKFPVRILPDSKDAFTFWNTIYVGNELSETEKNKILIHEIVHLKQKHTLDLIWFEIIKILFWFNPLIYIYHSRIITLHEYISDASAIRQLGKRAYYEQLLNSNFETKNVKFTNNFFNHKLLKKRIIMLQKTKSKSNAKLKYLAIVPLLIVMLTFTAFSQKAVAIANISSEKITDEIKELTNSLSNKEDDLKVIEEEKKAPTETKINDDNQTTDIIETSPKEEEIQIQQQIKTINKDSLSKVDQKIVDRLLEIKNDIIQNGKSFASRAVLYSEDPGSKGNGGLYFVQKDTPFHENFKAVAFSLKEGEISEPFRTSFGWHLLTVDKIKKDGVDVRHILILREQNIPYAVVEKVPKTQNCKGLTNNEEIKKCVSDEIKQFVNRNFNVGIAKYIGLTGVNRIYVRFKIDTLGNVTEVESRGPAIELEEEANRVIASLPKMIPGEAKGEKVNVLYSLPIVFNIENDSKKVLEKQNIVHPNQKETVLTEDLSYVGGHDIQNGYYLITNIFKHKNYLDKGIARLKKQGFQPKYFKNPKDSYLYLYLEKYDSLDEAKAMLTSDMNGQYTGDLYILKIQ, encoded by the coding sequence ATGCTTCAATATTGTATTCAAACCATATTATTTCAGTTAATATTTTTATTAGCGTACGACTTGTTTCATAAAAAAGATACTTTTTTTACTGTAAATAGAGTATATCTTTTGGTTACTTCTGTACTTTCTTTAACATTACCCTTCATTAAGGTAAAAAGCATACAAGAAACGATCCCAGACAACTATGTAGTTAACTTACCAACTGTTTTTATTGGCGAAAGAATTTCTGACAATACAGTGGAAATAGCAAATACTGTTTCTTCTGCATCTTTACAGATAAATTGGTGGTTAGTTCTTTATACAATCGGAATTTCTGTAGCCGTGTTCTTGTTTATTAAAAAAATACTAATCATTCGTTCTTTAAAACAAAAATCTTCTAAAGGGATGATCAATAAATTCCCTGTTAGAATATTACCTGATAGTAAAGATGCCTTCACTTTTTGGAATACTATATACGTTGGAAATGAATTATCGGAAACAGAAAAAAATAAAATTCTAATTCATGAGATCGTACATTTAAAACAAAAGCACACATTAGATCTAATTTGGTTCGAAATAATCAAAATCCTTTTTTGGTTTAACCCATTGATCTATATATACCATTCTAGAATCATCACTTTACACGAATATATTTCTGATGCATCTGCCATTAGACAATTAGGAAAGAGAGCATATTATGAACAATTACTTAATTCTAATTTCGAGACTAAAAATGTAAAGTTTACTAATAATTTCTTCAATCATAAATTACTTAAAAAAAGAATCATTATGCTTCAAAAAACGAAATCAAAATCAAATGCTAAATTAAAATACTTGGCAATTGTGCCCTTATTGATTGTTATGCTTACATTCACTGCTTTTTCTCAAAAAGCTGTTGCTATTGCAAATATTTCATCCGAAAAAATAACAGATGAGATTAAAGAATTGACAAATTCACTTTCTAATAAAGAAGATGACCTCAAAGTTATTGAGGAAGAAAAAAAGGCTCCGACAGAAACTAAAATAAATGATGATAATCAGACAACTGATATTATTGAAACTAGTCCAAAAGAAGAAGAAATACAGATCCAGCAACAAATAAAAACAATCAATAAGGATTCTTTATCTAAGGTTGATCAAAAAATCGTTGATAGACTTTTAGAAATTAAAAACGATATTATTCAAAATGGTAAAAGCTTTGCAAGTAGAGCTGTGCTATATTCAGAAGATCCCGGATCCAAAGGTAATGGAGGATTATATTTTGTGCAAAAAGACACTCCTTTTCATGAAAATTTTAAAGCTGTCGCTTTCAGTCTAAAAGAAGGTGAAATCTCTGAACCTTTTAGAACATCTTTTGGATGGCATTTATTAACCGTTGATAAAATAAAAAAAGATGGAGTAGATGTAAGACATATCTTAATTTTAAGAGAACAAAACATTCCTTATGCAGTAGTAGAAAAGGTGCCAAAAACACAGAATTGCAAAGGACTTACAAATAATGAGGAAATTAAAAAATGTGTCTCTGACGAAATCAAACAATTCGTAAATAGAAACTTTAATGTAGGCATTGCTAAGTACATTGGTTTAACTGGAGTAAATCGAATTTACGTACGGTTTAAAATAGATACTTTAGGAAATGTTACAGAAGTTGAATCTCGTGGGCCAGCGATAGAATTAGAAGAAGAAGCTAACAGAGTTATTGCTTCATTACCTAAGATGATCCCAGGAGAGGCTAAAGGAGAAAAGGTGAATGTCTTGTATTCTCTGCCAATCGTTTTTAACATTGAAAATGATTCCAAAAAAGTATTAGAAAAACAAAATATCGTACATCCTAATCAGAAAGAAACAGTTCTTACCGAAGATTTGTCATACGTTGGAGGACATGATATACAAAATGGATACTATCTCATAACCAATATTTTTAAACATAAAAACTATCTTGATAAAGGAATAGCCAGATTAAAAAAACAAGGTTTTCAACCAAAGTATTTTAAAAATCCAAAGGACTCATACCTATATCTATATTTAGAAAAATACGACTCTCTAGATGAAGCCAAAGCAATGTTAACTTCTGATATGAATGGACAATACACAGGAGATTTATATATACTAAAAATCCAATAA